Proteins encoded together in one Riemerella anatipestifer window:
- a CDS encoding vWA domain-containing protein — MFNFEFHNPWFLLLFLGFIPLVFRDLSHKKRKGVAVSSTKNMQVISYFGAVLWLLRVSKYIILSALILAIARPRTFSISEDRDETKGMDIVLSIDVSLSMLAKDLKPDRLTALKEIARTFIKQRTTDRIGLVEYSGEALMRVPLTSDHRVAEEELMSFNPMDLEGGTNIGDGLAVAVSHLRKSKAKSKIIILMTDGVNTIDNAMSPLTAAELAQNNDIKVYTIGIGSNGLALMPTQQDIFGNLVFTEEQVKIDEYLLRDVAQITGGKYFRATSNESLKQIYEEIDTLEKSNIKTSKIYNYQEYFRWFLWIALVTLVLDALLRWRVFRVLN; from the coding sequence ATGTTTAATTTTGAGTTTCATAATCCTTGGTTTTTATTACTTTTTTTAGGTTTTATACCTCTTGTTTTTAGAGATTTAAGTCATAAGAAAAGAAAAGGAGTTGCTGTGTCTTCTACTAAGAATATGCAAGTGATTTCTTATTTTGGAGCGGTGTTGTGGCTACTCAGAGTTTCTAAATATATTATTCTTTCGGCTCTTATTTTGGCGATAGCAAGACCTAGGACTTTCAGTATTTCGGAAGATAGGGACGAGACTAAAGGTATGGATATTGTGCTTTCCATAGATGTGTCGCTGAGTATGTTGGCTAAAGATTTAAAACCTGATAGATTAACGGCTCTCAAAGAGATTGCAAGGACTTTCATTAAGCAAAGAACTACGGATAGGATAGGCTTGGTGGAATATTCTGGAGAGGCGTTGATGAGAGTGCCTTTGACTTCGGATCATAGGGTAGCAGAGGAGGAATTGATGAGTTTTAACCCAATGGATTTGGAAGGTGGGACTAATATCGGCGATGGTTTGGCAGTGGCTGTTAGCCATTTAAGAAAATCTAAAGCAAAGTCTAAAATCATTATTTTGATGACAGATGGTGTAAATACCATAGATAATGCGATGTCTCCACTAACAGCAGCAGAATTGGCACAAAATAATGATATTAAAGTTTATACCATAGGTATTGGGAGTAATGGCTTAGCATTGATGCCTACACAGCAAGATATTTTTGGTAATTTGGTGTTTACGGAGGAACAAGTGAAAATAGATGAATATCTTCTGAGAGATGTAGCACAAATTACAGGAGGTAAGTATTTTAGAGCGACTTCTAATGAGAGTTTAAAGCAGATTTACGAAGAAATAGACACTTTAGAAAAGTCCAATATTAAAACCTCTAAGATTTACAATTATCAAGAGTATTTCAGGTGGTTTTTATGGATAGCATTGGTAACTTTAGTTCTAGATGCTTTGTTGAGATGGAGGGTGTTTAGAGTATTAAATTAA
- a CDS encoding AAA family ATPase, producing MAELHQAEEIKILTEQIQVQNYHFKLLKEEMGKVVIGQSYMVDRLLVGLLGNGHILLEGVPGLAKTLAIKTLSEALQGQFSRIQFTPDLLPADVVGTMIYNVKENDFSIKKGPVFANFVLADEINRAPAKVQSALLEVMQEKQVTIGDETLQLPKPFLVMATQNPIDQEGTYLLPEAQTDRFMLKCKIEYPEFEDERVVMRMVSTSDIPKVTPVVSLEQISEAKQLINKIYLDEKIEKYILDMVFATRFPERYGLSDLKDYISFGASPRASIGLAVASRAIAFIKGRAFVIPEDVKEIAKDVLRHRIGLSFEAEAENITTDEIVDRVLARVQAP from the coding sequence ATGGCAGAATTACATCAAGCGGAAGAAATAAAGATTTTAACTGAACAGATTCAAGTTCAGAACTATCATTTTAAGCTCTTAAAAGAAGAGATGGGGAAAGTGGTTATAGGGCAGTCTTATATGGTGGATAGATTGCTAGTAGGGCTTTTGGGTAATGGGCATATCCTTTTAGAGGGCGTGCCTGGCTTGGCAAAAACTTTGGCTATAAAAACACTTTCGGAAGCCTTACAAGGACAGTTTTCAAGGATACAGTTTACGCCAGACCTTCTACCTGCAGATGTGGTAGGTACAATGATTTATAATGTTAAAGAGAATGATTTTTCTATAAAGAAAGGTCCCGTGTTTGCTAATTTTGTGTTGGCTGATGAGATTAACCGTGCTCCAGCAAAGGTGCAATCGGCACTATTGGAAGTGATGCAAGAAAAGCAGGTAACCATAGGTGATGAAACATTACAGTTGCCAAAACCATTTCTTGTAATGGCAACGCAAAACCCTATTGACCAAGAAGGAACTTACCTTTTGCCAGAAGCACAAACCGACCGTTTTATGCTAAAATGTAAAATAGAATATCCTGAATTTGAGGACGAAAGAGTGGTGATGAGAATGGTGTCTACATCAGATATTCCTAAGGTAACTCCTGTGGTATCTTTGGAGCAAATTTCAGAAGCAAAACAACTTATCAATAAAATTTATTTGGACGAAAAAATAGAGAAATACATTTTGGATATGGTCTTTGCAACTCGTTTTCCTGAGCGTTATGGCTTATCCGATTTAAAAGATTATATCAGTTTTGGTGCGTCTCCTAGAGCATCTATCGGTTTAGCGGTGGCATCTCGTGCAATAGCCTTTATTAAAGGAAGAGCTTTCGTGATTCCAGAAGATGTTAAAGAGATTGCAAAAGATGTTTTAAGACACCGAATTGGATTGAGTTTTGAAGCTGAAGCCGAAAATATCACTACAGATGAAATTGTAGATAGAGTTTTAGCTAGAGTTCAAGCTCCATAA
- a CDS encoding DinB family protein yields MNYHFSNHKAVRKNLLEVLQSSPLEQLLIIPDGFNNNIYWNIAHCVATQQLLHYYLSGNPFRIDSYWIERYKKGTLPNLDVKDSEVEDLGFLLSETSRVLMKDYDDGLFLDYSPYSTSFGIDIKSIKEAIIFNNLHESLHYGYILAQRRALMID; encoded by the coding sequence ATGAACTATCATTTTTCTAACCATAAAGCTGTCAGAAAAAATCTATTAGAAGTACTGCAAAGCTCTCCTTTGGAGCAATTGCTCATAATTCCTGATGGATTTAATAATAACATCTATTGGAACATTGCTCATTGTGTAGCCACTCAACAGTTGTTGCACTACTATCTTAGTGGCAACCCTTTTCGGATAGACTCTTACTGGATAGAACGATACAAAAAAGGCACACTCCCAAACTTAGATGTAAAGGATTCTGAAGTAGAGGATTTAGGATTTCTACTATCCGAGACTTCTAGAGTTTTAATGAAAGACTATGATGATGGTCTATTTTTGGACTACTCGCCATATTCCACCAGTTTTGGGATAGATATTAAAAGTATCAAAGAAGCCATTATATTCAACAACTTACACGAAAGCTTGCACTACGGCTATATATTAGCACAGAGAAGAGCATTGATGATTGACTAA
- the rlmB gene encoding 23S rRNA (guanosine(2251)-2'-O)-methyltransferase RlmB, giving the protein MKQDYTSHQKNNDKKEDFIFGLRPVIEAIEAGKTIDKVFLQNGLQGSIYAELKALLAKHKIRPNYVPIEKLNRFTRKNHQGVVAFISDIPFHSIEAVLPEIFEQGKTPFLVILDRLTDVRNFGAICRTAECVGVDAIIIPEKGAASINSDAIKTSAGALYNVKICKEKNLAHTVDFLQQSGVSVFSATEKAEQLIYDVDFRIPFALVMGNEEKGISKEVLHHSDEKIKLPIEGKTQSLNVSVACGAILYEVVRQRMGL; this is encoded by the coding sequence ATGAAGCAAGATTATACATCGCACCAAAAAAATAACGATAAAAAAGAAGATTTCATCTTCGGTTTAAGACCTGTAATAGAAGCCATAGAAGCAGGTAAAACCATAGATAAAGTATTCTTACAAAATGGGTTACAAGGGAGCATTTATGCCGAACTTAAAGCACTTTTAGCAAAGCATAAAATCCGTCCTAACTATGTACCCATAGAAAAGCTCAACCGTTTTACGAGAAAAAATCATCAAGGCGTGGTGGCTTTTATTTCAGATATTCCTTTCCATAGTATAGAAGCGGTACTCCCTGAAATATTTGAACAAGGTAAAACACCTTTCTTAGTCATTTTGGACAGACTAACTGATGTTAGAAACTTCGGAGCCATTTGTAGAACCGCAGAATGTGTAGGCGTAGATGCCATCATCATTCCAGAGAAAGGTGCTGCTTCCATCAACTCAGATGCTATTAAAACTTCTGCTGGAGCCCTATACAATGTTAAAATATGTAAAGAAAAAAATCTAGCTCACACCGTAGATTTCCTTCAACAGTCGGGGGTTTCTGTATTTTCTGCAACCGAAAAAGCGGAACAACTAATCTATGATGTGGATTTTAGAATTCCTTTTGCCCTAGTAATGGGGAACGAGGAAAAAGGCATCTCTAAAGAAGTACTTCACCATTCTGACGAAAAAATAAAACTACCAATAGAAGGTAAAACGCAATCCCTAAATGTGTCCGTAGCTTGTGGTGCTATCCTGTACGAAGTGGTAAGACAGAGAATGGGACTTTAA
- a CDS encoding DUF6263 family protein gives MIKKIIALSIVAFALTSCKKDKETKVVINKETGKAETITVDTPQEEGAKIPEAKPAIADSAGIYSLSFKLEKGKTYPLTSFQKDVTTVKDPSGKSISGTQEMTDEITFTVNDFVNGTYDITVNLVGKVNKSSSQGKTVVIDTKQAAPKEEQLKGMWTVNKALSGNKLQMKMDEKGNVISISGFDAVYKKVEQNITSLIKDAKERKQFMDGFKQGFNEKMFKEQFTQSLNILPKKGVKIGETWTETDNLTPDGKLKISTTYKLEKVADGKAEVSIKGGIPKKSDSKKQEGITHSISVEGSQNGKIILDASTGWILSSKQNMTTTQKESLSDGKQSQTMTQTTQSSITLNP, from the coding sequence ATGATTAAAAAAATAATTGCACTTAGCATCGTTGCATTCGCATTAACATCTTGTAAAAAAGACAAAGAAACCAAAGTGGTTATCAATAAAGAAACAGGTAAAGCTGAAACCATTACAGTAGATACTCCGCAGGAAGAAGGAGCTAAAATTCCTGAGGCAAAACCTGCCATCGCTGATTCTGCTGGAATATATTCTTTATCTTTTAAACTAGAAAAAGGTAAAACTTATCCTTTAACTTCCTTTCAAAAAGATGTTACTACTGTAAAAGACCCTTCTGGGAAAAGCATTAGTGGTACACAAGAAATGACCGATGAAATTACGTTTACCGTAAACGATTTTGTTAATGGCACTTACGATATTACCGTAAACCTCGTAGGAAAAGTTAATAAATCTTCTTCCCAAGGCAAAACAGTAGTTATTGATACCAAACAAGCTGCACCAAAAGAGGAACAACTAAAAGGTATGTGGACGGTAAACAAAGCTCTTTCTGGTAACAAACTCCAAATGAAAATGGACGAAAAGGGGAATGTTATTTCTATTTCGGGATTTGATGCAGTTTATAAAAAGGTGGAACAAAACATCACTAGTCTTATCAAAGATGCCAAAGAAAGAAAACAATTTATGGACGGTTTCAAGCAAGGGTTTAATGAGAAAATGTTTAAGGAACAATTTACTCAAAGCCTTAACATTCTGCCTAAAAAAGGAGTTAAAATAGGCGAAACTTGGACAGAAACCGATAATTTAACACCTGACGGAAAGCTAAAAATCAGTACCACTTATAAACTAGAAAAAGTAGCTGATGGAAAGGCAGAAGTAAGCATAAAAGGTGGCATTCCAAAAAAATCTGACTCTAAAAAGCAAGAAGGTATCACACACAGCATTAGTGTAGAAGGTTCTCAGAATGGTAAAATTATTTTAGATGCCAGCACAGGTTGGATTCTTTCGTCTAAACAAAATATGACTACTACACAAAAGGAAAGTTTATCTGATGGTAAACAAAGCCAAACGATGACGCAGACCACACAGTCTAGCATTACGCTTAATCCTTAA
- a CDS encoding DUF58 domain-containing protein, whose protein sequence is MQVKDIIKKVKQIEIRTKKRIDAALMGQYHSAFKGQGMAFSEVRQYQFGDDIRRIDWNKTARFKEPFVKVMEEERELTIMLLVDISASMDYGTKVQLKKEFVAEICASLGFSAVGNNDKVGVVLFADKVYKVIPPQKGRKHILAILSQILSADYVPAKSNIDVALEYVMNVFKKKSFLFLLSDFNDEIDEKTLKVASRKHQLLGIRVADDKDNEIPDVGYVFFQDVETGENIWVNTSNRRFRYHFAEEQKQNLKKMKETFDKSSAHFIDLKTGADYTRALYQYFQRR, encoded by the coding sequence ATGCAGGTAAAAGACATCATAAAGAAGGTTAAGCAGATAGAAATTCGCACCAAAAAAAGGATAGATGCAGCACTTATGGGGCAGTATCATAGTGCTTTTAAAGGGCAGGGAATGGCTTTTTCTGAAGTGAGGCAATATCAGTTTGGAGATGATATTAGAAGGATTGACTGGAATAAAACTGCTCGTTTCAAAGAACCCTTTGTTAAGGTGATGGAGGAGGAAAGAGAGCTTACTATTATGCTATTGGTAGATATTTCTGCGTCTATGGATTATGGAACAAAGGTTCAACTAAAGAAAGAATTTGTAGCAGAGATTTGTGCTAGTTTAGGATTTTCGGCAGTAGGAAATAATGATAAGGTAGGTGTGGTACTTTTTGCAGATAAAGTATATAAAGTCATTCCGCCACAGAAAGGTAGGAAGCATATTTTAGCCATTTTGAGTCAAATTTTGTCAGCAGATTATGTACCTGCGAAATCTAATATAGATGTAGCTTTAGAATATGTGATGAATGTTTTTAAGAAGAAATCGTTTTTGTTTTTACTATCCGATTTTAATGATGAGATAGATGAGAAAACATTAAAGGTAGCATCAAGAAAGCATCAACTATTAGGAATAAGAGTAGCAGATGATAAGGATAACGAAATTCCAGATGTGGGATATGTGTTTTTTCAAGATGTAGAAACGGGAGAAAATATTTGGGTAAACACTTCTAACCGAAGATTTAGATACCACTTTGCGGAAGAGCAAAAGCAGAATTTAAAAAAGATGAAAGAAACTTTTGATAAAAGTTCTGCCCATTTCATAGACCTTAAAACAGGAGCTGATTATACGCGAGCATTATATCAATACTTCCAAAGGAGATGA
- a CDS encoding BatD family protein codes for MKLRIIYTYIAVFLLQCFGAQTLSSSLTKNKVGMGEPTVLKITINGLQGKDVVSAPKNELLPFHFEEIKDDIDKKEDQYTRLIEFAIFEEGTFKIPPLEFKIGGQVQTTIPYEIQVVNTAQQGDEVKDIMNNKQVELGVRDYWELYKYYVLGILGILALVFLIVFFVKYGRKKSAEAKLPTNKTLKALELLKKKKYIQSGNYRSFYVELIEISRTFLQEQYHIPAEVLLTDDLLALMKEDSKISIENEKVIEEVFLRGDLVKFAKTIPDADLMETDYQKIVDFVKRSYQDIEFENLRRDV; via the coding sequence ATGAAACTAAGAATAATTTATACATATATAGCAGTATTTCTTTTACAGTGCTTTGGGGCTCAAACACTTTCCTCTAGTCTTACAAAAAATAAAGTAGGAATGGGAGAGCCTACGGTGCTTAAAATAACCATCAATGGTCTTCAAGGGAAAGATGTAGTGTCTGCTCCTAAAAATGAGTTGTTGCCCTTTCATTTTGAAGAAATTAAAGATGATATAGATAAAAAAGAAGACCAATACACGAGGCTGATAGAGTTTGCTATTTTTGAGGAAGGAACTTTTAAGATTCCACCTTTGGAATTCAAAATTGGAGGGCAGGTGCAAACAACGATACCTTACGAAATACAAGTGGTAAATACGGCTCAACAAGGAGATGAGGTGAAGGATATTATGAATAACAAGCAGGTGGAGCTTGGGGTAAGAGATTATTGGGAGCTTTATAAATATTATGTGTTAGGCATTTTAGGCATTCTAGCATTGGTATTTCTGATAGTGTTCTTTGTTAAATACGGAAGAAAAAAATCAGCGGAAGCTAAATTACCAACTAATAAAACCCTAAAAGCACTAGAATTATTAAAGAAGAAAAAGTATATTCAGTCAGGTAATTACAGAAGTTTCTATGTGGAACTTATAGAGATTAGCAGAACTTTTTTACAAGAGCAGTACCATATTCCTGCGGAAGTTTTATTAACAGATGATTTGTTGGCTTTAATGAAAGAAGACTCTAAAATATCCATAGAAAATGAAAAAGTGATAGAGGAAGTCTTTTTGAGAGGAGATTTGGTAAAGTTTGCTAAAACCATTCCTGATGCCGATTTAATGGAAACCGACTATCAGAAAATAGTGGATTTTGTGAAACGTTCATATCAAGATATAGAATTTGAAAACTTAAGGAGAGATGTTTAA
- a CDS encoding glycosyl transferase family 1: MPQPKKILIISYYWPPAGGPGVQRWLKFAKYLPEFGWQPTLFVPENPSYPLLDNSLLKEVPKDIDIIKTKIWEPYQIAEKLNKNNKKFKTGQFDIGTNQSWNSKLSIWIRGNFFIPDARVFWVNPSVKFLKKYLKEHHFDALVTTGPPHSLHLIGLKLKKEFPKLKWIADFRDPWTEISYYKHLKLSKIADRKHRELEQKVFNHADITLATSYTDAENFRKKGANAVCITNGYDSEALNITERKPKTKFTLSYIGVLEQLRNPEILWETLNELISEFTDFKADFELKLVGRIDAKISESWEHTPLKNHINDLGYLPHHKAVEEMHHSTLLLITNFPQETSKGIIPGKIFEYLASGNTIISFGPAQADVEKILEETQTGKHFSYQDKTSLKQYLLQQYQLWKQTDFTKTPQDISAFSRKNLALSLAKLLDNGIL; the protein is encoded by the coding sequence ATGCCACAGCCTAAAAAAATACTCATTATCTCTTACTACTGGCCTCCCGCTGGAGGTCCAGGGGTGCAACGATGGCTCAAATTCGCCAAATACCTCCCAGAATTTGGGTGGCAACCTACCTTATTTGTTCCAGAAAATCCAAGCTATCCTTTATTAGACAACAGCCTGCTAAAGGAAGTACCAAAGGATATTGATATTATAAAAACAAAAATCTGGGAGCCTTACCAAATTGCCGAAAAACTCAACAAAAACAACAAAAAATTTAAGACAGGACAGTTTGATATTGGCACTAATCAAAGTTGGAATTCTAAACTTTCTATTTGGATAAGAGGAAACTTTTTTATTCCTGATGCTAGAGTATTTTGGGTAAATCCTTCGGTAAAGTTTCTAAAAAAGTATTTGAAGGAACATCATTTTGATGCCTTGGTAACTACAGGACCACCACACTCCCTGCACTTAATTGGGCTTAAACTCAAGAAAGAGTTCCCAAAATTAAAATGGATTGCCGATTTCCGTGACCCATGGACAGAAATATCCTACTACAAACACCTTAAACTCTCCAAAATAGCCGATAGAAAACATCGAGAACTGGAGCAGAAGGTATTTAATCATGCGGATATTACCCTTGCTACCAGCTACACCGATGCCGAAAACTTTAGAAAAAAAGGAGCAAATGCGGTATGTATTACCAATGGTTACGATTCTGAAGCTCTTAATATCACCGAAAGAAAGCCCAAAACCAAATTTACATTAAGCTATATTGGAGTATTAGAGCAACTGCGAAACCCCGAAATATTATGGGAAACGCTGAACGAACTTATTAGTGAATTTACCGATTTTAAAGCAGACTTTGAGCTAAAACTGGTGGGTAGAATTGATGCCAAAATCTCCGAAAGTTGGGAACACACGCCTCTTAAAAACCATATTAACGATTTAGGATACCTCCCACACCATAAAGCCGTGGAAGAGATGCACCATTCTACACTACTTCTGATAACGAACTTCCCTCAAGAGACTTCTAAAGGGATTATCCCTGGTAAAATATTTGAGTATCTTGCTTCTGGAAATACCATTATTTCCTTTGGACCTGCCCAAGCTGATGTAGAGAAGATATTAGAAGAAACCCAAACGGGCAAACATTTTTCTTACCAAGACAAAACTTCTTTAAAGCAGTATTTATTACAGCAATACCAACTTTGGAAACAAACCGATTTTACTAAAACTCCACAAGATATTTCTGCTTTTTCTAGAAAAAATTTAGCCCTGTCTTTAGCAAAACTATTGGATAATGGTATCCTCTGA
- a CDS encoding YfhO family protein, giving the protein MNLKNKNIIFIIGSLVIFVLIAVLYANPIISGKQLMQPDIVHYKGGAKELLDYRAKYGTETYWSDAMFGGMPTYQTGAQFRGDLIKQVDNILNFLPKPANYLFLLFSGFFLLGMVTVRNWKYALLGASFFGLSTYFYIIIAAGHNGKVHTVAYFAPLLAGILLVYIRKKYILGFIVTALFMGLQIAANHIQMTYYLFIALGFLFISELVRAIKGNTTWKHFGISSGVLALAIALGVGMNAQRLMANAEYVKETVRGKQILNTEKGNTEKSGMDKESITMWSYGKLETFNLFIPRLMGGGSQEKDSERMMGRIQELVQENATSQEEVNNIIKGLSSPTYWGDQPMTSGPAYQGAVVCFLAVLGFVFARKKYKYWILGASALTIMLAWGHHFMPLTDFFIEYVPLYNKFRAPSSILVVVELLFPLIGILGLYQFFKNQNFSKELKQKYLIYTTASVLGFTVILLVGGKSLLNFYNDTEKTYLPPYLLNYLQDERWQFFRADAIKAILYVGITAIVLWLSLKGKLSQNIALVIIGLVSLFDLWTVNQRYLNSSNFVDKTFAENPFQTENNDYLIGKAGDNPYIQGLLSQVNINKTLETLAEKDKSHYRIFNNTLGTFGETNTSYFKASIGGYSAAKLRRYDDLINEYFSKQDTVALPKVLNMLNAKYFVVGSADNPQAYPNPDANGNAWFVSDILWANTPNEEIKAIGTIDNKRTAVVSTEDKSYFNGKNIQPDSTAYIQLTQYQPNEIQLKSQSKTPQLAVISEIYYPKGWKMFVDNQEVPYIKANYLLRAVYVPAGNHTIKMVFDPEVLHKGKLWSYGAFGVFILLSILGILKLYKEQNATA; this is encoded by the coding sequence ATGAATCTGAAAAACAAAAACATCATTTTTATCATTGGCAGTTTGGTTATTTTTGTGCTAATCGCTGTACTTTATGCCAATCCTATTATCTCTGGTAAACAGCTTATGCAACCCGATATTGTGCACTACAAAGGCGGTGCAAAAGAGCTATTAGATTATAGAGCTAAATACGGTACTGAAACCTATTGGAGCGATGCTATGTTTGGCGGAATGCCGACCTACCAAACAGGTGCACAGTTTAGAGGCGACCTTATAAAACAGGTGGATAATATCTTAAACTTCCTTCCTAAACCAGCCAATTATCTGTTTTTGTTGTTTTCAGGATTTTTCCTACTGGGTATGGTAACCGTGAGAAATTGGAAGTACGCTTTACTTGGAGCTTCGTTTTTTGGGCTATCTACTTATTTTTACATCATCATCGCTGCTGGGCATAATGGTAAGGTACACACTGTAGCCTATTTTGCACCTCTACTTGCAGGTATTCTATTAGTGTATATCAGGAAAAAGTACATTTTAGGATTCATTGTTACCGCTTTGTTTATGGGGTTACAGATAGCAGCAAATCATATCCAAATGACCTACTACCTATTTATAGCATTAGGATTTCTGTTTATTTCAGAACTTGTTAGAGCCATTAAAGGCAATACCACTTGGAAACACTTCGGTATTTCTTCTGGTGTACTAGCCCTTGCTATTGCTTTAGGGGTAGGTATGAATGCTCAAAGGCTCATGGCAAATGCCGAATATGTTAAGGAAACCGTAAGAGGAAAGCAAATTCTAAACACCGAAAAAGGCAATACTGAAAAGTCTGGTATGGATAAAGAAAGTATTACCATGTGGAGTTACGGAAAGCTAGAAACATTCAACCTATTTATTCCTAGACTTATGGGAGGCGGAAGCCAAGAAAAAGACTCGGAACGAATGATGGGGCGTATCCAAGAACTTGTACAAGAAAATGCAACCTCACAAGAGGAAGTTAATAATATCATTAAAGGGCTTAGTAGTCCTACCTATTGGGGAGACCAGCCTATGACTTCTGGACCTGCCTATCAGGGTGCCGTGGTTTGTTTCCTTGCAGTGTTAGGATTTGTGTTTGCTAGAAAAAAATACAAATATTGGATTTTGGGAGCGTCCGCCCTCACGATTATGTTGGCTTGGGGACATCATTTTATGCCACTTACCGACTTTTTTATAGAATATGTTCCGCTCTACAACAAATTTAGAGCACCATCTTCTATCCTAGTTGTGGTAGAACTTTTATTTCCGCTCATTGGGATTTTAGGTTTGTATCAGTTTTTTAAAAATCAAAATTTTTCCAAAGAGTTAAAACAAAAGTACCTCATCTATACTACGGCTTCTGTGTTAGGATTTACGGTGATTTTACTCGTAGGAGGCAAATCTCTTTTAAACTTTTACAATGATACCGAAAAGACCTATCTCCCACCCTATCTACTCAATTATCTACAAGACGAAAGATGGCAGTTTTTCCGAGCAGATGCTATAAAAGCAATATTATATGTAGGCATTACGGCGATAGTGCTTTGGCTTAGTTTAAAGGGAAAATTATCTCAAAATATCGCTTTAGTTATCATTGGTTTGGTAAGTTTATTTGATTTATGGACAGTAAATCAGCGTTATCTTAACAGCAGTAATTTTGTAGATAAAACCTTCGCAGAAAACCCTTTCCAAACAGAAAACAACGACTATCTCATAGGAAAGGCAGGAGACAATCCTTACATACAAGGACTTCTTTCTCAAGTGAACATCAATAAGACTTTGGAAACTTTAGCCGAAAAAGATAAGAGTCATTACCGAATTTTCAATAATACTTTAGGAACTTTTGGCGAAACCAACACTTCTTATTTCAAAGCTTCTATTGGAGGTTATAGTGCTGCTAAGCTGAGAAGATATGATGATTTAATCAACGAATATTTTAGCAAACAAGACACCGTAGCATTACCAAAAGTATTGAATATGCTCAACGCTAAGTATTTCGTGGTAGGTAGTGCGGACAATCCACAAGCCTACCCTAACCCTGATGCTAACGGCAACGCTTGGTTTGTTTCCGACATTTTATGGGCTAATACGCCTAACGAGGAAATCAAGGCCATCGGCACAATAGATAACAAAAGAACAGCAGTGGTAAGCACCGAAGACAAAAGCTACTTTAATGGCAAAAACATTCAGCCTGACAGTACCGCCTATATCCAGCTTACCCAATATCAGCCAAACGAAATACAGCTTAAGAGCCAGTCTAAAACACCTCAACTTGCAGTAATCTCCGAAATTTACTATCCGAAAGGTTGGAAAATGTTTGTGGACAATCAAGAAGTTCCTTATATAAAGGCAAACTACCTTCTTAGAGCTGTTTATGTTCCTGCAGGAAATCATACCATCAAAATGGTTTTTGACCCTGAAGTTCTGCACAAAGGTAAACTATGGTCTTATGGAGCTTTTGGAGTATTCATCTTACTAAGTATCTTGGGAATTTTAAAACTCTACAAAGAGCAGAATGCCACAGCCTAA